In Pseudomonas sp. ADAK18, a single window of DNA contains:
- a CDS encoding LuxR family transcriptional regulator, protein MDNASKYRDFALTDEKHPSVSLQYELEHLLGDLQGLSYAYFAVPRNREVAPLIISNYPAPWLKAYRAASYHLIDPIIHHGLRRCAPFSWSDARETVSCEKSRELFRRSSQYRICSGATFTLHDASGMFSSLSLSNGGQQADVDRRMADQQGQIQMALIGFHSRLLSLRTVDELFSKLQGGPLSVKELSVLKWVMMGKAYREIALICAISERTVKFHMSNISEKLQVCNAKQAVYEAQRQGIL, encoded by the coding sequence ATGGATAATGCTTCCAAATACCGTGATTTCGCCCTGACCGATGAGAAACATCCAAGTGTCAGCTTACAATACGAACTTGAGCACCTGCTGGGGGACCTTCAAGGACTAAGTTATGCTTACTTTGCCGTTCCTCGAAATCGTGAAGTGGCCCCTCTTATTATTTCAAATTACCCAGCACCTTGGTTAAAAGCTTACAGGGCGGCCAGCTATCACCTGATCGATCCGATCATTCATCACGGCCTTAGACGTTGCGCGCCATTCTCTTGGAGTGACGCGCGCGAGACCGTTTCCTGTGAAAAAAGTCGGGAATTGTTTCGGCGTTCCAGCCAATACCGGATCTGCTCCGGTGCAACCTTTACCCTGCATGACGCAAGTGGAATGTTCAGTTCGTTGAGTCTCAGCAACGGTGGGCAACAAGCTGACGTTGATCGCCGCATGGCCGACCAGCAAGGGCAGATACAGATGGCGCTGATCGGTTTTCATAGCCGGCTGTTGAGCCTGCGGACAGTCGATGAACTGTTTTCCAAGCTTCAGGGCGGGCCACTTTCGGTCAAGGAATTGAGCGTGCTCAAGTGGGTGATGATGGGCAAGGCCTACCGGGAAATCGCGCTGATCTGCGCGATTTCCGAACGCACGGTCAAATTTCACATGTCTAACATTTCCGAAAAACTGCAGGTCTGCAATGCCAAGCAGGCGGTTTATGAGGCCCAGCGTCAAGGCATCCTCTGA
- a CDS encoding acyl-homoserine-lactone synthase has translation MESIEFHALDYSARPHAWVSDLYGLRKEVFADRLNWKVNINNGIEFDEYDTERTTYLIGTWEGVPLAGLRLINTLAPYMVEGPFRDFFRYEPPKRALMAESSRFFVDKTRSRQLSLGRMPLTEMLLFSMHNYAAASGLESIITVVSNAMARIVRNAGWHYEVLDTGEASPGEKVLLLNMPVNEFNRQRLISSIEHKQPLSSSQASQWPHRLHVSDTAFG, from the coding sequence ATGGAATCCATCGAGTTTCATGCGCTCGATTATAGTGCGAGGCCCCACGCCTGGGTTTCTGACTTATATGGTTTGCGCAAAGAAGTATTCGCCGACCGCTTGAACTGGAAAGTCAATATAAACAACGGCATCGAGTTCGATGAGTACGACACCGAGCGGACCACCTACCTGATCGGCACCTGGGAGGGCGTACCCCTGGCGGGTCTTCGTCTGATCAATACGCTGGCGCCCTATATGGTCGAAGGGCCATTCCGGGACTTTTTTCGTTACGAACCGCCCAAGCGCGCACTGATGGCCGAGTCCAGCCGTTTTTTTGTCGACAAGACCCGTTCGCGCCAACTCAGCCTGGGCCGCATGCCGCTGACCGAAATGCTGCTGTTCAGCATGCACAACTACGCCGCGGCCAGTGGGCTGGAATCGATCATTACCGTGGTCAGCAATGCCATGGCACGGATCGTACGCAACGCCGGCTGGCATTACGAAGTGCTGGATACCGGCGAAGCCTCTCCAGGGGAAAAAGTGCTGTTGCTGAACATGCCGGTAAACGAGTTCAATCGTCAGCGGTTGATATCCAGCATTGAGCACAAGCAGCCCTTGTCATCCTCGCAGGCAAGCCAGTGGCCGCATCGTCTACACGTCAGTGATACGGCGTTCGGCTAG
- a CDS encoding beta-ketoacyl-[acyl-carrier-protein] synthase family protein: protein MEQSASSEPRRVVVTGYGAICSLGQNVDAIWDAMMDYQVGYRQHSFDDPSIHARYFGFIDDFGREAMRPFSKKISKMLPLFAKYSLVATHEALRMAFGDTPLDDVVSPFDRGVILGTGWGGLDTANCNNNEYREHGISTSFATVMSMCNAATAGITMNWNMRGIQNSPVAACATGTIAIGEAYEAIRCGRANMMIAGGSESLKEQFNVWSVDVIQALSKEQENPRLACCPFSKGRSGFVLSEGAAVLCLEDYESARARGAQILGEITGYANYSDAYDMTAPAEDMQARVRVINSVCKQAGVQASQIDYVNLHGTSTPLNDVNETRSIKLALGDAAYGIPMSSTKSYTGHLIGAAGSMEAIFCLKAMARGTIPATIHMDEADPECDLNYVPNEHLHGQSLNNVLNLSFGFGGANAGIMLRKVV from the coding sequence ATGGAACAGTCCGCCTCTTCAGAACCCCGCCGGGTCGTTGTAACCGGTTATGGCGCAATCTGCTCGCTTGGCCAGAATGTCGACGCCATCTGGGACGCAATGATGGATTACCAAGTCGGTTACCGTCAGCACAGCTTCGACGATCCGAGCATCCATGCACGTTATTTTGGTTTTATTGATGACTTCGGCCGTGAAGCAATGCGTCCGTTTTCGAAGAAAATTTCCAAGATGTTGCCACTATTCGCCAAATACAGCCTGGTGGCCACCCACGAAGCGCTCCGTATGGCCTTCGGTGATACGCCTCTGGATGACGTCGTGTCGCCCTTTGATCGCGGCGTGATCCTCGGCACCGGTTGGGGTGGGCTCGACACCGCCAACTGTAATAACAACGAATACCGTGAGCACGGCATATCCACTTCCTTCGCCACCGTCATGTCGATGTGCAATGCCGCTACCGCCGGTATCACCATGAACTGGAACATGCGTGGCATCCAGAACAGCCCGGTTGCCGCCTGTGCCACAGGCACCATCGCCATTGGCGAGGCGTACGAGGCAATTCGCTGCGGCCGCGCCAACATGATGATTGCCGGTGGCAGTGAATCCTTGAAAGAGCAGTTCAACGTCTGGTCGGTGGATGTCATTCAGGCCTTGAGCAAAGAGCAGGAAAACCCTCGCCTGGCCTGTTGCCCGTTCAGTAAGGGACGCAGCGGTTTCGTGCTCTCCGAGGGCGCGGCGGTACTTTGCCTGGAAGACTATGAGTCGGCCCGGGCGCGTGGCGCGCAGATACTCGGAGAAATCACTGGCTACGCCAACTATTCCGACGCCTACGACATGACGGCCCCGGCCGAAGACATGCAGGCACGGGTGCGGGTGATCAATTCCGTGTGCAAGCAGGCAGGCGTACAGGCCTCGCAGATCGACTACGTCAACCTGCACGGCACCTCGACACCGCTCAACGATGTCAACGAAACCCGCTCGATCAAGCTGGCCCTGGGGGACGCCGCCTATGGCATTCCTATGTCCAGCACCAAGTCCTACACCGGCCACCTGATCGGTGCCGCCGGTTCCATGGAAGCGATCTTCTGCCTCAAGGCCATGGCTCGCGGCACCATCCCGGCGACTATCCATATGGATGAGGCCGATCCCGAGTGTGACCTCAACTACGTGCCCAACGAGCACCTGCATGGGCAAAGCCTGAACAATGTGCTGAACCTGAGCTTCGGCTTCGGTGGCGCCAACGCCGGCATCATGCTGCGCAAGGTGGTCTGA
- a CDS encoding MaoC family dehydratase — protein sequence MQLQFGAEQIEAWAGLSGDRNPIHFDREAARRMDAADVVVHGMLALLPIKHHMGRVNQVLPQEWMQFKALLKAPVLRDSPVALSTRERSNSTGFKLHSSAGDSEHVIGHVRTVEAPVWLSTTPGFLLARDEVTAWLAQFRDEVGKGLDDWVALDALIFSHFIRNHLGVIFDCLSPQFRQQKRPNRLEDLSDHLVVQTSHQITFCTSLRSLDELQTDIRCEIDNITLIESPGKAVGTLDLGVHVNDCHVMTITLGLMAKTLSTHQGAVQ from the coding sequence ATGCAGCTGCAATTCGGAGCCGAGCAGATCGAGGCCTGGGCCGGCCTCTCCGGTGATCGCAACCCGATTCACTTCGACCGTGAGGCTGCGCGCCGCATGGACGCGGCCGATGTGGTGGTACACGGCATGCTCGCGTTGCTGCCGATCAAGCACCACATGGGGCGTGTCAATCAGGTACTGCCCCAGGAGTGGATGCAGTTCAAGGCGCTGCTCAAGGCGCCGGTATTGCGCGATAGCCCGGTAGCCCTGTCGACCCGTGAGCGCAGCAACAGCACCGGATTCAAGCTGCACTCAAGCGCGGGTGACAGTGAGCACGTAATTGGCCATGTCCGTACCGTCGAGGCGCCGGTCTGGTTATCCACAACCCCGGGCTTTCTGCTGGCCCGCGACGAGGTCACGGCCTGGCTCGCGCAGTTTCGCGATGAAGTGGGCAAAGGCTTGGATGATTGGGTGGCGCTTGATGCGCTGATCTTTTCCCACTTCATTCGCAACCATCTGGGCGTGATCTTCGATTGCCTGTCCCCGCAGTTTCGTCAACAAAAGCGGCCGAACCGGCTTGAGGACCTGTCGGATCACCTGGTGGTGCAGACCAGCCACCAGATCACCTTTTGCACCTCGCTGCGCTCGCTGGACGAGTTGCAGACCGATATTCGCTGTGAGATCGACAACATCACCCTGATCGAAAGCCCCGGCAAAGCCGTGGGCACCCTTGATCTGGGCGTGCATGTCAATGATTGCCACGTAATGACCATCACCCTCGGGCTGATGGCAAAAACACTTTCAACCCACCAAGGAGCTGTGCAATGA
- a CDS encoding phosphopantetheine-binding protein, whose protein sequence is MTTVNDVFDVVRNLILELKDVDENDVTLDTNIESMELDSLDFVEMQVVVQKKIGQALDPDSFASRKIATLRQLCEFVVELKASAAVPA, encoded by the coding sequence ATGACCACCGTAAATGACGTATTTGATGTTGTTCGTAACCTGATTCTGGAACTCAAGGATGTCGACGAAAACGATGTGACGTTGGATACCAACATCGAATCGATGGAGCTCGACAGCCTGGACTTCGTCGAGATGCAGGTCGTGGTGCAGAAGAAGATCGGCCAGGCGCTGGATCCCGATTCGTTCGCCAGCCGCAAGATCGCCACACTGCGCCAGCTGTGTGAATTCGTGGTCGAGCTCAAGGCCTCGGCCGCCGTCCCTGCCTGA
- a CDS encoding diiron oxygenase has protein sequence MSKQTNGVLTISKARESKVRKLCEVSHHKTMDHATVLPWDQEVDRHLYPKNPDHLWVNGTRFCEGLSDAQKLELAWLETGRDISMFIWLEQTIPALYMGYVTQFHDSISQDLQEYLMIFSKEEIVHTLTFKRFMVKAGLQLWEPPVGLYELLTVTLPKMEPAVGVLFTLLIEWVAEMGAMHTSQGTGIEPMTRTLFREHHHDEARHIAFGRWISESFFETASPQAIAQVKAMSRQIIPVLVDMFTYNPQIALHTSFEFPIAVDDKEKIEEVWRSAHNAQLNDMRFAEIYAWVDKLGLRQ, from the coding sequence ATGTCCAAGCAGACCAATGGTGTGCTCACCATTTCAAAGGCAAGGGAGTCGAAGGTCCGTAAGCTGTGTGAGGTCTCGCACCACAAGACCATGGACCATGCAACCGTACTGCCCTGGGACCAGGAGGTCGATCGCCATCTGTACCCTAAAAACCCCGACCATCTGTGGGTCAACGGCACGCGTTTCTGTGAAGGCCTGAGCGATGCGCAGAAGCTGGAGTTGGCCTGGCTGGAAACGGGCCGTGATATCTCCATGTTCATCTGGCTGGAGCAGACCATTCCGGCGCTGTACATGGGTTATGTCACTCAGTTCCACGACAGCATCTCCCAGGACCTGCAGGAGTACCTGATGATCTTCTCCAAGGAGGAGATCGTTCATACGCTGACGTTCAAGCGCTTCATGGTCAAGGCCGGCCTGCAATTGTGGGAGCCACCGGTGGGTCTCTATGAACTGCTGACCGTGACGCTGCCGAAAATGGAACCCGCTGTGGGCGTGCTGTTCACCCTGCTGATCGAGTGGGTAGCGGAAATGGGCGCGATGCACACCTCCCAGGGCACGGGCATCGAGCCGATGACCCGTACCCTGTTTCGTGAGCATCACCATGACGAGGCCCGGCATATCGCCTTCGGGCGCTGGATCAGCGAATCGTTCTTTGAGACGGCCAGCCCACAAGCCATTGCTCAGGTGAAAGCCATGAGTCGCCAAATCATTCCGGTACTGGTCGACATGTTCACCTACAACCCGCAAATCGCCTTGCACACTTCGTTCGAGTTTCCGATTGCGGTGGATGACAAGGAGAAGATTGAGGAGGTCTGGCGCTCGGCCCATAACGCCCAGCTCAATGACATGCGCTTTGCCGAGATCTACGCCTGGGTCGACAAACTGGGGTTGCGCCAATGA
- a CDS encoding NAD(P)/FAD-dependent oxidoreductase encodes MSHSQWDAIFVGAGITSLACAAMLVKRDPGVRLLMVDKHIVVGGYASTFSRPKQEAVFDCSLHKLSGMAEGGNLIRILRNLGLEETLDLVYPQDYFCAYQDGTALPLANDAQGAQQQLAGRFPHQAEAIATFFEHVGTYGRNGYYQFQMMDGTFEPDMTQLRFAHRNLKHKTVRQALHELFDDPYLIEILAAPGIYVGGYSEDLGYLYYLHVVYATLNRGNAYVRGSSQHLSNLLAQQIEQAGGQILLSTRVDGVLTDGQGNATGINTNRGVFHSSRVYINASPHYAVQHLFGADVELTATREKLTALKPARSTTTVYLVTDVPPEQLGLHHSESMLFSSDSSAGAELRMAAELSGYEASLSERAFWEMSPIEVTNYHALDPAAGMVVCINVLDSIAHWPQRRTADYRAKKQRASETLVERLLSQVPGLRGHVLHTEVATPHTYVRFTNNTDGSGYGAMVGTDLKGHVFHHGFPVQGVQFLSAWVAGPSYEAAFGYAEMKARQWKRA; translated from the coding sequence ATGAGCCACTCGCAGTGGGACGCGATCTTCGTCGGTGCCGGGATTACCAGCCTGGCCTGTGCGGCAATGTTGGTCAAACGTGATCCCGGGGTGCGCTTGCTGATGGTCGACAAGCATATTGTCGTCGGCGGGTATGCCTCCACGTTCAGCCGGCCGAAACAGGAAGCGGTGTTCGACTGCAGCCTGCACAAGCTCAGTGGCATGGCCGAGGGCGGCAACCTGATCCGTATCCTGCGTAATCTGGGGCTGGAAGAGACACTGGACCTGGTCTATCCCCAGGATTACTTCTGCGCCTACCAGGACGGCACGGCGTTACCGCTGGCCAATGATGCGCAGGGTGCGCAACAGCAATTGGCCGGGCGTTTTCCCCATCAGGCCGAGGCCATTGCGACCTTTTTCGAGCACGTTGGAACGTATGGGCGTAACGGTTACTACCAGTTCCAGATGATGGACGGCACCTTTGAGCCGGACATGACGCAGTTGCGTTTCGCCCATCGCAACCTGAAGCACAAGACGGTGCGTCAGGCGCTGCATGAGCTGTTCGACGACCCGTACCTGATCGAAATCCTGGCGGCACCGGGCATCTACGTCGGTGGTTACTCGGAAGACCTGGGCTACCTGTACTACTTGCATGTGGTGTACGCCACGCTCAACCGTGGCAATGCCTATGTCAGGGGTTCCTCCCAGCACCTGTCCAACCTGCTGGCGCAGCAGATTGAACAAGCCGGTGGGCAGATCCTGCTCAGTACCCGTGTCGATGGCGTGCTCACCGATGGCCAAGGCAATGCCACCGGCATCAACACCAATCGCGGCGTATTCCATTCCTCACGGGTGTACATCAATGCTTCACCGCATTACGCAGTGCAGCACTTGTTTGGGGCGGATGTGGAACTGACGGCCACCCGGGAAAAACTCACCGCGCTGAAACCTGCACGCTCGACCACCACGGTGTACCTGGTGACCGACGTACCACCGGAACAGCTGGGCCTGCATCACAGCGAGTCGATGCTGTTCTCCAGTGATTCATCGGCGGGCGCCGAGCTACGCATGGCCGCCGAACTCAGCGGTTATGAGGCATCGCTCAGTGAACGGGCGTTCTGGGAAATGTCGCCGATCGAGGTCACCAACTATCACGCGCTGGACCCGGCGGCGGGGATGGTTGTGTGTATCAACGTGCTCGACTCGATCGCCCACTGGCCGCAGCGTCGAACTGCGGACTATCGCGCCAAGAAACAGCGGGCCAGCGAAACTCTGGTTGAACGTCTCTTGAGCCAGGTCCCGGGGCTGCGCGGGCATGTGCTGCATACCGAGGTTGCCACACCCCACACCTATGTGCGCTTCACCAACAACACAGACGGTTCGGGCTATGGCGCTATGGTGGGCACCGACCTCAAGGGCCATGTGTTCCATCACGGCTTCCCGGTGCAAGGCGTGCAGTTTCTCAGCGCCTGGGTGGCCGGTCCCAGTTATGAAGCCGCATTCGGTTATGCCGAGATGAAGGCCCGGCAATGGAAGCGAGCATGA
- a CDS encoding alpha/beta hydrolase, translating to MSRHEKSPGWLGSTMSKLFIRVMFRQVQGWKSEVPSRAAGFVEVARDGSRLEGASLRTSVMHPRGVVLLCHPFLKYGMHYFFENKLDQAFLEQGYHVVAFNFKGFGRSTIGGPAFADDVLAIARRVSRDNPGLPIHLMGCSFGGYHLSHALARDATPFTSAVLDSVPISMLSYFTHGPLRLVMRWISGSRLAVPTGTCAIDHSLRGVRHLPIAYFYGLNDRFIPEAGVAQLRRACKALHVVGFEGCRHLENHKKHRDRYLEEIFDFFSRAQAAKTVVPA from the coding sequence ATGAGCAGACACGAAAAATCGCCCGGTTGGTTGGGGAGCACGATGTCCAAGCTGTTCATTCGGGTCATGTTTCGCCAGGTACAGGGCTGGAAGAGCGAGGTGCCCAGTCGTGCGGCGGGCTTTGTCGAAGTTGCGCGCGATGGTAGCCGGCTGGAGGGGGCATCGTTGCGCACCAGCGTCATGCACCCTCGAGGCGTGGTGCTCTTGTGTCATCCGTTCCTCAAGTACGGCATGCATTACTTTTTCGAGAACAAACTGGATCAGGCGTTTCTCGAGCAGGGCTATCACGTGGTTGCCTTCAACTTCAAAGGCTTCGGCCGCAGCACCATCGGCGGCCCTGCATTTGCCGACGATGTGCTGGCGATTGCCCGGCGAGTGTCGCGGGACAATCCCGGCCTGCCCATCCACCTGATGGGCTGTTCGTTTGGCGGTTATCACCTGTCCCATGCCCTGGCGCGGGATGCCACGCCCTTCACCTCGGCGGTGCTGGACAGTGTGCCGATCTCGATGCTCAGCTACTTCACCCACGGGCCGCTGCGACTGGTCATGCGCTGGATCAGCGGCAGCCGTCTGGCAGTACCCACGGGGACCTGTGCCATCGATCACTCGCTACGGGGCGTGCGCCACCTACCCATCGCCTATTTCTACGGGCTCAACGACCGCTTTATTCCAGAGGCCGGTGTGGCGCAACTGCGCCGAGCGTGCAAGGCGCTGCATGTGGTCGGTTTTGAGGGCTGCAGGCACTTGGAAAACCATAAGAAACATCGAGATCGCTACCTCGAGGAAATCTTCGATTTCTTCAGTCGTGCGCAAGCTGCAAAAACCGTCGTGCCGGCGTAA
- a CDS encoding SDR family NAD(P)-dependent oxidoreductase codes for MDVQQASNGKWVLVSGGSRGIGRALVSALAREGYRVAFTYQSSADAALQLEREVEASGGWARGYACDGRDHASVEAVCAQLVETLGEPYGLINNMGVTGDQLLFKFDIERYRDVVATNLDSAVYFSKCLAPAMAAERRGKILHMSSVSGLKGNKGQLGYSATKAAMIGITKTMALELARFKITVNAIAPGFIATEMVEQIAAPVRKSITDTIPLKRFGEVREVAALASFLLSNQADYITGQTFVIDGGLTA; via the coding sequence ATGGATGTTCAACAGGCTTCAAACGGTAAATGGGTACTGGTCAGTGGCGGCAGTCGCGGCATTGGACGTGCACTGGTTTCGGCCTTGGCACGGGAAGGGTATCGGGTCGCTTTCACCTATCAGTCTTCGGCTGACGCAGCCTTGCAGCTGGAACGGGAAGTAGAGGCCAGCGGTGGCTGGGCCCGGGGGTACGCCTGTGACGGGCGCGACCACGCTTCGGTCGAGGCGGTGTGTGCACAACTGGTGGAGACCCTTGGCGAGCCTTACGGCTTGATCAACAACATGGGGGTGACCGGTGACCAACTGTTGTTCAAGTTCGATATCGAGCGTTACCGCGATGTGGTCGCGACCAACCTCGATTCAGCGGTGTATTTCAGTAAATGCCTGGCACCGGCGATGGCCGCAGAGCGTCGCGGCAAAATCTTGCACATGTCCTCCGTCAGTGGGCTCAAGGGCAACAAGGGACAGTTGGGTTATTCCGCGACCAAGGCGGCAATGATCGGTATCACCAAGACCATGGCACTGGAGTTGGCGCGCTTCAAGATCACCGTCAATGCCATCGCCCCAGGTTTCATTGCCACGGAGATGGTCGAGCAGATCGCCGCCCCGGTACGCAAGTCGATCACCGACACCATCCCCCTCAAGCGCTTCGGTGAAGTTCGTGAAGTGGCGGCCTTGGCCAGTTTTCTGCTGTCGAACCAGGCCGACTACATCACCGGCCAAACATTCGTGATCGATGGCGGCCTGACGGCCTGA
- the fdxA gene encoding ferredoxin FdxA, which produces MTYVVTDNCIQCRHTNCVDICPADAFHLGPNFIVINPQECVDCGLCLPECPEEAIAPENRLDDSNRHFIELNAELVKHWPVILQRIPPLADHEHWSHKPNKLPYLVREIEAVELAATTN; this is translated from the coding sequence ATGACCTATGTAGTGACTGACAACTGCATTCAATGCCGCCATACCAACTGCGTCGATATCTGCCCCGCAGATGCGTTCCATCTGGGACCCAACTTTATCGTCATCAACCCACAGGAGTGCGTCGACTGTGGCTTGTGCCTGCCCGAGTGTCCGGAGGAAGCCATTGCGCCCGAGAACCGGCTCGATGACAGCAACCGCCATTTCATCGAACTCAACGCAGAACTGGTCAAGCACTGGCCGGTGATCCTGCAGCGGATTCCTCCACTGGCTGATCACGAACACTGGAGCCACAAGCCGAACAAGCTGCCCTACCTGGTACGTGAAATCGAGGCGGTTGAACTGGCCGCAACCACCAACTGA
- the fetB gene encoding iron export ABC transporter permease subunit FetB has translation MNYQNLSALDMGIAASLILINGALSLLLRLGLERQLIWAAVRTVVQLLAIGYLLGWVFEFAYWYVVLPLMCLMTLIAGISAAGRGKRTYAGQRVDSIVSVWGSSWLVTAVGLFAIIRIHPWYEPQYAIPILGMILGNTLTGVSLGIERMTQELTSGRNNIEMILALGGSRWEAAQDAIRQAVRAGMIPTLNQMAVVGIVSLPGMMTGQVLAGESPVDAVRYQIVIMFLIAASSALGTVGAVLLTYRRLFSAGHRFLRYRLEERA, from the coding sequence ATGAACTATCAAAACCTGTCTGCCCTGGACATGGGCATCGCCGCCTCGCTGATACTCATCAACGGCGCGCTGTCGCTGCTGTTGCGACTGGGCCTGGAACGCCAGTTGATCTGGGCCGCCGTCCGCACGGTGGTGCAACTGCTGGCGATTGGTTACCTGTTGGGGTGGGTGTTCGAGTTCGCCTATTGGTATGTGGTACTGCCGCTGATGTGCCTGATGACCTTGATCGCTGGCATCTCGGCGGCGGGGCGTGGCAAGCGTACGTATGCGGGGCAGCGCGTCGACAGCATTGTATCGGTGTGGGGCAGCTCCTGGCTGGTCACTGCGGTGGGCTTGTTCGCGATTATCCGTATCCATCCCTGGTATGAGCCGCAGTATGCGATCCCCATTCTCGGGATGATTCTGGGCAACACGCTGACGGGCGTCTCCCTGGGCATCGAGCGCATGACCCAGGAATTGACGTCGGGGCGTAACAATATCGAGATGATCCTGGCCCTGGGTGGCTCACGCTGGGAGGCGGCGCAGGATGCCATTCGCCAGGCCGTGCGTGCGGGGATGATCCCGACCCTGAACCAGATGGCCGTGGTGGGTATTGTCAGCTTGCCGGGCATGATGACCGGCCAGGTCTTGGCGGGAGAGAGCCCGGTGGACGCGGTGCGTTACCAGATCGTGATCATGTTCCTGATCGCCGCGTCGTCGGCGTTGGGGACGGTAGGTGCCGTGTTGCTCACCTACCGTCGGCTGTTTTCTGCCGGGCATCGTTTCTTGCGTTACCGGCTTGAAGAGCGCGCATGA
- a CDS encoding ATP-binding cassette domain-containing protein, with the protein MTGTDYPLIETKALTRMDERRQAQLLQATDFTLRSADRISITGASGSGKSVFLRALALLDAPTSGEILWHNQPIPNAQIPKYRSRICYLSQRPALLEGTVEDNLRFPYTLKTLQHLSFDLDAVKTLLAHAGKAPDFLSKSAGDLSGGESQIASLIRTLQLDPDVLLLDEPTAALDPASSRDVEALINAWFGKGSAHAYIWVSHDHEQAQRMSTTWLHMDAGVLSGAVQP; encoded by the coding sequence ATGACGGGCACTGATTACCCATTGATTGAAACCAAGGCACTCACTCGCATGGATGAGCGTCGCCAGGCTCAACTGCTGCAGGCCACTGACTTCACGTTGCGTAGCGCAGATCGTATCTCGATTACCGGCGCGTCCGGCTCCGGCAAAAGTGTGTTCCTCAGGGCGCTCGCCTTGCTGGATGCGCCGACCTCGGGCGAAATCCTCTGGCATAACCAGCCTATACCCAATGCGCAGATACCCAAGTACCGCAGCCGTATCTGCTACCTCTCGCAACGGCCGGCGTTGCTCGAAGGTACGGTGGAAGACAACCTGCGGTTTCCCTACACCCTCAAGACCTTGCAGCATTTGAGTTTTGATCTGGACGCGGTAAAGACGTTGCTGGCCCATGCGGGAAAAGCGCCGGACTTTTTGTCAAAAAGCGCGGGTGACTTGTCGGGAGGTGAATCGCAGATTGCCTCGCTGATCCGCACCCTCCAACTGGACCCGGATGTGCTGCTGTTGGACGAACCTACCGCTGCCCTCGACCCTGCCTCTTCACGCGACGTCGAGGCCCTGATCAACGCCTGGTTCGGCAAGGGCTCGGCCCATGCTTATATCTGGGTATCCCACGACCATGAGCAGGCCCAGCGCATGAGTACCACGTGGTTGCACATGGACGCTGGTGTGCTGAGCGGAGCCGTCCAGCCATGA